In Streptomyces sp. 71268, the DNA window GTGTGCACCTCGCGCCGGTCGGGGGAGGCCACGGTCACCCGGTCGTCGCCGGCGAGCTTGAGCGAGGCGAAGTGCACCTTGACGTAGGACGCGCCGGGCGAGCGTATCTCCGTGCTCCAGGACCGGCCGGCGTCGCCGTAGCGCAGCGAGCGCTCGCTCGCCCGCTCGGTGCCGGCCGCGGAGGGCGCGGGGGCCGAGGCGGGGGTGGCCGAGGTGGTGGCGGTCGAGCGGGCGGCCGTGGCCGCTGCCGGGGCGGCGTCCGAGCGGGCCGCGGACGCCTGCGGAGAGGCGGGGCCGAAGCTGACGGCCACGAGACCGGTTGCCGCGACGGCGAGGCCGGCCAGGCGGCCCCAGCGTCTGGTGGAGACCATCACACACTCCTTTGTGGGGGAGGAATCGGTGTCAGGCGAGCGCCGTTCGACCTCCTTCCCGCGCGTGACCGTGCGCCGCCGGTGCGGAGCCTTGCACACGCGTTCGTTTCAGAGAACTCCCAACAAGCCATAACATTCGGCCAGTTCGGTCCGAGGCCGCCCGCCGCGCGGCGCGCCCGGCCCTCCGTGGCTCCGCCCTCGCGCGCCCGGCCGTACGATCAGCCGCCCACGGGCCGGCCGGTCATCCCGTGCCACCGGGCCGTTGTCGAGACGGGATCGAGCCAAACGCCGGTCATCCGGAGCGCGTTCGCCCAGGGGATCGGCGGGCGCAGGCGTTAGGGTCGGCCGTCATGCGCGTTCTCGTCTTGGGTGGCACGTCGTTCGTGGGCCGAGCCGTGGTCGAGGAGGCCCTGCGCCACGGTGTGGAGGTGACGCTCTTCGGCCGGGGGAGAACCGGAACCGACCTCTTCCCGCGACTCACCCGGCTCATCGGCGACCGGGACACCGGCGACTACCGGGCCCTGGCCCGGGGCCGTTGGGATGCCGTGGTCGACGTCAGCGGCTACGTGCCCCGCCACGTGGGCCAGGCGATGGACGCCCTGCGGGAGCGGGTCCACCGGTACCTGTTCATCTCCAGCCACGCCGTCTACCAGCAGGCGGGCGTAGGCCCCGGCTCGGACGAGGACACGCCGCGCCGCGCGCCGTTCCGCGACACCGAGGAGATCGACGGCGAGACCTACGGCCGGCTCAAGGTGGCCTGCGAGGACGACGTGTGGGCACGTTACGGCGAGCGGGCGACCATCGTGCGCCCCGGCAGGGTGGCCGGTCCGTACGACCCGTCGGACACCTTCACCTACTGGGTGCGCCGGGCCGCACGCGGCGGGCGGGTGGCGCTGCCGGCCGATCCGCGGCAGCCGGTCCAGGTCGTGGACGCCCGGGACCTCGCGCGCCTGGTGGTGCGACTGGTCCTGGACGACCGGCCGGGGGCGTTCACGGCGGTGGGGCCGGCCGAACCCGTCACGCTCGGCGGCCTGATCGCCACCTGCGCGCGGGTGGCGGGAACCGCTGTGGAGATCGTGCGGGTGCCGGCGGAGTCCGCGCCGCCGATGTTCCCGCTGGTGCGTCCGGTGTGGTCATCCCAGCAGCGCAGCGCGGCGCGCGCCCGGGCGGCGGGGCTGACCGCGACGCCGCTCGCGGTGACGGTCGCGGACGTGCTCGCCTGGGACCGCGAGCGCGGCACCCCGCCGATGAACCGCGGCTTCACCCCGCGCGAGGAGGCCGCGCTGCTCGCCGGCCTGGGCGGCTGAGCCGCCGACGGCCGCACAACCGACGGCACGCCACCGACGCCTGAGCCATCGCCGGCCGACCCACCACACGGGCGAGCCGCCCCGGCGCACGCCCCGACGCACACCCTGGCGCGCGGCCGCGCGGGCACGCGCCCCGGCCGCACCGGTCGCCCGTCAGGCGCCCGACGCCGCGCGCCAGAGGCCGGGTGTCAGACGCCGGGTGCCAGCCCGGCCGCCCGGCGCGCGGGCTTCCGCGTGTCCGTCCCGCCGGCGCCCGCCGCCACGTACGCGGCGCCGACACGCGCTCGCGGACGTTGCCTTGGCGCTAATTGGTCTGTACCTAAGCAGCGAGAGACAGCACGCTTCTTGACCAAGGCATGACACCTGGCGTCACGTGACGCCACCCGAGTCCCAGGCACGTATCCCAGCCCCAGGTACGAAAGGTGCCCATCATGTCCCCACACCGCTCGGAGCACCCCCACCGCACCGGCCCCGGCATCGGACGCCGTTCGTTCGTCGGGTCGCTCGGCGCCGGCGTGTTGGGCGCCGCCGCGCTCGGCGGGGCGTCCGCCGCGCGAGCTCTGCCGGCACCCGCCGCCGGCGGACGCCCCGCCCAGTCGCGGTACGCGTTCCTCGGCACGTACGGCAGCGGGATCATCACCTGCGCGTACGACACCGCGACCGGCGCGCTGACCCGGAAGAGCGCGTTCACCGCGGTGACCGACCCGTCCTTCCTCGCCCTGGCCCCTTCCGGCAGGGTGCTCTACGCGCTGGACAGCGCGGGGCGCGAGGGGGCCGTGCGCGCGTTCGCCATCGGCGCGGGCGGCCGGTTGCGGGCGCTGGGTCGGGCACAGTCCACCGGCGGCGCCGGCGTCACCCACCTCGCGGTCCACCCCAACGGGCGCTACCTGCTCAGCGCCAACTACGGCGCCGGCAGCGTGGCCGTGCACACCCTGAGCGGCGACGGCAGCGTGGGCGCTCGTACCTCTCTCGTCCAGCACGTCGGCTCCGGCCCCGACCCCGAGCGCC includes these proteins:
- a CDS encoding NAD-dependent epimerase/dehydratase family protein, with protein sequence MRVLVLGGTSFVGRAVVEEALRHGVEVTLFGRGRTGTDLFPRLTRLIGDRDTGDYRALARGRWDAVVDVSGYVPRHVGQAMDALRERVHRYLFISSHAVYQQAGVGPGSDEDTPRRAPFRDTEEIDGETYGRLKVACEDDVWARYGERATIVRPGRVAGPYDPSDTFTYWVRRAARGGRVALPADPRQPVQVVDARDLARLVVRLVLDDRPGAFTAVGPAEPVTLGGLIATCARVAGTAVEIVRVPAESAPPMFPLVRPVWSSQQRSAARARAAGLTATPLAVTVADVLAWDRERGTPPMNRGFTPREEAALLAGLGG